From the genome of Bordetella sp. H567, one region includes:
- the paaB gene encoding 1,2-phenylacetyl-CoA epoxidase subunit PaaB — protein MDEKHWPLWEVFIRGQHGLAHKHVGSLHAPDAEMALLNARDVYTRRNEGMSIWVVRAADIVASDPADKDALFDPARGKVYRHPTFFPMPDEVKHM, from the coding sequence ATGGACGAGAAGCACTGGCCTCTTTGGGAGGTCTTCATCCGAGGCCAGCATGGCCTGGCGCACAAGCACGTCGGCAGCCTGCACGCGCCCGACGCCGAAATGGCCTTGTTGAATGCGCGGGACGTCTACACGCGTCGCAACGAAGGCATGAGCATTTGGGTGGTGCGCGCGGCCGATATCGTGGCCAGCGACCCGGCCGACAAGGACGCGTTGTTCGATCCCGCCCGCGGCAAGGTCTACCGTCATCCGACCTTCTTCCCGATGCCGGACGAAGTCAAACACATGTAG
- the paaA gene encoding 1,2-phenylacetyl-CoA epoxidase subunit PaaA, which produces MDAHAPEPGHLETAFDADPAEVAFQRRIDAGVRIEPRDAMPDAYRRTLVRQISQHAHSEIVGMLPEGNWISRAPTLKRKAILLAKVQDECGHGLYLYSAAETLGTSRDAMIEDLHTGKAKYSSIFNYPTLTWADIGMIGWLVDGSAIINQIPLCRCSYGPYARAMVRICKEESFHQRQGYDLLIQMCLHGTPEQKAMCQDALDRWWWPALMMFGPPDAESPNSARSTRWRIKLFSNDELRQKMVDQTVPQADYLGLRIPDAALRWNAERGHYDFGEIDWAEFRAVLDGHGPCNRERLQARVRAHEEGAWVREAMAAHAEKQRQRKAA; this is translated from the coding sequence ATGGATGCGCACGCGCCAGAACCTGGGCACCTCGAAACGGCCTTCGACGCCGATCCGGCGGAGGTCGCATTCCAGCGGCGCATCGATGCCGGGGTGCGCATCGAACCGCGCGACGCGATGCCGGACGCCTATCGCAGGACGCTGGTCCGCCAGATTTCGCAGCACGCCCATTCCGAAATCGTGGGCATGCTGCCGGAGGGCAACTGGATATCCCGCGCGCCGACGCTCAAGCGCAAGGCCATCCTGCTGGCCAAGGTGCAGGATGAATGCGGGCACGGCCTGTACCTATACAGCGCCGCGGAAACCCTCGGCACGTCGCGCGACGCGATGATCGAGGACTTGCACACCGGTAAGGCCAAGTATTCCAGCATCTTCAATTACCCCACGCTGACCTGGGCCGATATCGGCATGATCGGCTGGCTGGTGGACGGCTCGGCGATCATCAACCAGATTCCCCTGTGCCGCTGTTCCTATGGCCCCTATGCCCGCGCGATGGTACGCATCTGCAAGGAGGAATCCTTCCACCAGCGCCAGGGCTATGACCTGCTGATCCAGATGTGCCTGCATGGCACGCCCGAACAGAAGGCGATGTGCCAGGATGCGCTGGATCGCTGGTGGTGGCCCGCCTTGATGATGTTCGGGCCGCCCGACGCCGAATCGCCGAACAGCGCGCGTTCCACGCGCTGGCGGATCAAGCTGTTTTCCAATGACGAGCTGCGCCAGAAGATGGTCGACCAGACGGTGCCGCAGGCGGACTACCTGGGGTTGCGGATCCCAGACGCGGCCCTGCGCTGGAATGCGGAGCGCGGGCACTACGATTTCGGTGAAATCGACTGGGCGGAATTCCGCGCCGTGCTGGACGGCCACGGGCCCTGCAACCGCGAACGCCTGCAGGCGCGCGTGCGGGCCCACGAAGAGGGCGCATGGGTGCGTGAGGCCATGGCCGCCCATGCCGAAAAACAGCGCCAGCGCAAGGCCGCCTGA
- the paaC gene encoding 1,2-phenylacetyl-CoA epoxidase subunit PaaC, whose protein sequence is MDRCLFDFALRMGDTTLILSQRLSAWCGHGPILEEDLALTNTALDLLGQARLWLTLAAEAEGARRDEDQLAYLRDAHEFRNALLVERPNGNYADTMARQFFFDAWHYFLLDRLAASSEPRVAAIAQKAVKEAAYHARRSADIVVRLGDGTPESHARMQAAVDDAWPYTGELFVDDPVDVEAARRGIACPLAGLRPPWLAQVRAVLDEATLDVPDESLAHHAAYRGGRQGRHTEALGPLLAEMQFLQRAYPGATW, encoded by the coding sequence ATGGACCGCTGCCTGTTCGATTTCGCGCTGCGCATGGGTGATACGACGCTGATCCTGTCGCAGCGGCTGTCCGCCTGGTGCGGCCACGGCCCCATCCTGGAAGAAGACCTGGCGCTGACGAATACGGCGCTGGATCTGCTGGGCCAGGCGCGGCTGTGGCTGACGCTGGCGGCCGAGGCCGAAGGCGCCCGCCGCGACGAAGACCAGCTTGCCTACCTGCGCGATGCGCACGAGTTCCGCAATGCGCTGCTGGTGGAAAGGCCTAACGGCAACTATGCCGACACGATGGCGCGGCAGTTCTTCTTCGATGCCTGGCATTACTTCCTGCTGGACCGGCTGGCCGCATCTTCCGAGCCGCGCGTCGCGGCCATCGCGCAAAAGGCCGTCAAGGAAGCGGCTTACCACGCCCGCCGTTCCGCCGATATCGTCGTGCGCCTGGGTGATGGAACGCCGGAAAGCCACGCCCGCATGCAGGCGGCGGTGGACGACGCGTGGCCCTATACCGGGGAGCTTTTCGTGGACGACCCGGTCGACGTCGAAGCAGCCCGGCGCGGTATCGCCTGTCCGCTGGCCGGCTTGCGCCCGCCCTGGCTCGCGCAGGTGCGCGCAGTGCTGGATGAGGCGACCCTGGACGTGCCCGACGAATCCCTGGCCCACCACGCTGCCTATCGCGGCGGCCGGCAAGGGCGGCACACCGAGGCGCTGGGACCGCTGCTGGCCGAGATGCAGTTTCTGCAACGCGCTTATCCGGGGGCGACATGGTAG